The DNA region AGAACGCGGGTAAAAAGAAGAAGGTAGTCGAGTCCAAAGAGACCGAGCAGAAAGAATCAGAGCCTAAGAAAAAAGTAGATCCTGAGATCGCACCGGAAGATCCCTCTCAAGGAAAAAATTCAGGAGATCCTAACGGACCGAATGAAACCTCTGAGAGAAATCTAAATAAAGAAGTTTCTAATCCGGAAGTTTCGGCTGAGATCCAAAAGCCTTACTGGTTAAATGAAGAAACAAATTTAAGCCCTAAAAATCTGCCCGGTTATAATGCTAGCGCTTCTTCTTTACCTAAAGAAGATATTTCTATCAGAGAGAAGTTGGGAGAGATCCTAAAACTCGGAGACGATAAGAAAAAAGAAGAAGAGAAAAGAAAGGCCGCAGAACAAAAAGAACAGGGAGCAATCGCAGGATTTTTCTCTGAACATAAAAAGGCGATTATCATCATCGCAATCATACTTGCTTTTGCTTTATATCAATTCAGAGCCAAAGGCGCACGCGTCACTCGACGTTCCCCTGTGACCATCAATAAAGTGAGAAGAGACTAGGAGTCCGAATTTGAAATCTGTCCAATGGATTTTTGTTCCAATATTGGTAGTAGCGTCTTCATTGACGCTTCTTTATCCAAACTTCGCCGAAAGGGAATTGGAACTCGCAGTAAGAAAAGAATTTAAAGAATTACCTGAAGAAACCCGCAAAGAAGTTCTTTCTAATTTTGCGGAAAGATGGAAAACCGATTATAACCCGAAAAGCGATTGGCAGATCGAACCTGATCCTAATATTTTCCCGGACCAGGATTATTATCTAGTCAAAGGAAGATTTATCACTTCCGCAAAGATCAACCAGCTTTCTCAGGAAAACCAGGAACTCATCTTAGAACCTAAGAATAAACTTAGACCTACTTGGGTAGAAGAGTATATTTTCGGTGGAAGACCTTTGGCGATCCGTCTGGGATTGGACTTACAAGGTGGAATGAGAGTCGTTCTGAAAGGTGATTTCGACGACTATACTTCTAAATTAAAAGATTCTTATACAAAAGAGATCGAAGAGCTTACTCGCAAAAAAAGTGACGCTAGTCTTTCCGAAAAAGAAAGAAAAGAAGCTCAAGACAAACTGAAAGAGATCGAAAGTTATTTCGAATTAACTCCTAGTAGAAAACTTGCAGAGTTAGAAAAAGCTAAGTTGATCATCGACAACCGTCTGACCAACCAAAACTTGACCGAACCTCAGGTGCGTATCCAGAAGGACCAAGATTCTATCGAGGTTTCTTTACCAGGTGTAAGCAACTCTTCTCAGATCCTAGACATTATCAGAAACACTGAGACCGTGGAATACAGATTGAGAGAGCCATCTGATTCAAACGCAAACTCCAGAGGAACTTACCACGACGCGATTGAGTTGGAAGAAATGAAACTCATGAACGAGGGCAGAAAGGAAGAAACTGAGATCGTAAAATTCCAGAATATAGTTAAACAGAAACTGGGAAAAGACGAGCAGGATAAATTCCTGGCGGCTATGGAGAAGAAGTATAATATCCCTGAAAAGTATAAATTATACGTAAAATGGTCCAGAGCAAATAACCCTAAGGCATCCCTACTTCCTAGAGAATTTGTAGTTCTGGAAAGAGCTATCTCTCTCGACGGAAAGGACATGAGAAACGCTCGTGAGAGTTACGACCAAAACAGACTTTCCTATTACGTTTCCTTCTCCTTAACTTCTCAAGGTGCTGAGAAATTTTTCGATATCACTTCTAAAAACGTAGGAAGACAACTTGCAATCGTTTGGGGAGACAAAGTTATCTCTGATCCAGTAATTCGTAGTCCTATCGCAGGCGGTAACGCTCAGATCGACGGAGAGTTCGGACAAAAAGAAGCTACGGATCTCGCAAATGTGATCAGCGAGGGTGCACTTCCGATCCCATTAAACGTTCTGGAAATGAGATTTATAGGTCCTACTTTAGGGATCGAATCCATCGAAGTAGGATTAAAAGCGGTTCTTTTAGGATTCGCACTCGTGATCGTATTCATGTTGGTAATCTATAGATTGTCCGGCTTTGTTGCGGATATTGCACTTCTTGTGAACGTAATCGTGCTTATGGCACTTCTTTCCTTGATGGGATTCACTTTGACCTTACCTGGTTTTGCGGGGATCATCCTCACCGTGGGTATGGCGGTGGACGCTAACGTTATTATCTACGAAAGAATTAAGGAAGAATTGGCTTCCGGAAAACATGTGTCTGCCGCGGTTGCCCAAGGATTTGATAACGCTTTCTGGACGATTATGGACAGTAACGTGACTACTTTGATCTCAGGGATCTTGATGATCAAACTTGGAAACGGACCGATCAAAGGATTTGCGATCACTCTTTGTTGGGGTATCATCACTTCCCTGTTTACCTCATTGTTCTTGAGTAGAATGATCATGGATCTATTGGTAAACAAATTCGGAGTTCGTAAACTTCGGATCGGATTCAAAAAACTGGAGTCCAAAAATGTTTGATTTTATAAAATATAAATACGTATCCATTTCTTTCTCTGCCATCCTGATCGCTGTCGGGTTTGGAGTTACCTTCGGAAAATACGGAGGATTCGCTACTTCTTTGGATTTTGACGGTGGTTTAAGAGCCGTCGTAGAGTTTCCGGAGAATGTAGAACGTAAAAACTTGGAGGAGTATTTCTCCGCTAAAAATTTAGAAGCAGTTTTGGTTCTAATGGATAAGGATAAAAACGATTACCAAATCGATATAGGCCTTGGTTCCGTTGATCAGATCAAACAACTTTATATAGAAAGAAAAGGTAAAGATAGTGTAGAAGCAAAACAAGCTTCTGCGATCGACGCATTGATCGGTCTTTTACAAGAAGACTTTAAATTAGAAAAAAAGAAAATTCTCTCCGCGAACCAAGTAGGTTCCGTGGTGGGGGCTGAGTTAACTTCTACAGGGATCTCTCTTTTGGGCCTAACTCTTTTCTTTATCATGATATATTTGAGCTTCCGCTTCCAATTCAAGTTTGCATTGGGAGCTATCTTAGCTCTAATTCATGACTTAGTGATCACGATCGCATTTATCGGATTTTTCCAGATTAAACCGAGTGTTCCTATTATCGCGGCTCTTTTGACATTACTCGGATATTCAATCAACGATACGATCGTGGTGTTCGATAGGATCCGTGAAAATGCTGGGAATTTGAGAGATACATTTTCTAAAGTGATTAACCTTTCGATCAACCAAACACTTTCCAGAACTTTCAATACTTCTGTTGCAACTTTGATTTCCGTAGTTGCGATCATCATAGGTGGAGCAGTGGAGTTATACGATTTCGCGTATGTTCTCACTTTCGGGATTATACTCGGAACATTCTCCTCCGTGTTCATTGCTGCACCACTCGTGGATATCTACGATACTCTGAGTCAGAGGTGGAAACGCTCTTGAGTTCTTCCCTCCCGGATCGGATTCGGGAGGAATTGACTCGCTATTCCTTTGTCTCCACCGGATATTCCAGCCCGAATCCTCCGGTGGCCTGCGTTTTAGAAGACTCAAACACCGGTGAAATTTTGTCTTCTGCTTCCACACAAAAAGCCGGACAAAACCACGCAGAAAGAGAAGCATATCGTTTGCTTCGAGAAAAATTCCCGAACGGAAAACTCCCCGACCATAATGCTTACGTAACTTTAGAGCCTTGTTCTCATTACGGTAAAACTCCTCCTTGTATTGATCTTTTCCTAAAAAAAAAACCTGTTCGATTGGAATATGGCTGGAAGGACCCGAATCCTTTGGTGTCTTCTCATTCCGGTTTAAATAAATTATCAGAGATCGGAATTCAGGTGATTGAAAACGCCGAGTTAGCCGAAATCTCTTCCCAATTCCTGTTCGGTTTTAGATCCAGAATAGAAAAAAGAAGGCCTGCTTTTTTACTCAAAACTTCTCTCAGCAAAGAAGGTTATTTCAGTTCGGGAGAAGGTCTCAGAGAGAAAATATCTTCTTCCGAGTCGGATGTATTTCTTTCTATGCTAAGAGCTAAAGTTGATGCGATCTTAGTCGGGCCGAATACCGTAAGGGTAGACGATCCAGGTCTGGATTTTAGAATACCTTCTTCTTTGCCGAAGATCGCACCGCAGATTTTGCATGTGCCTGAGAATGTCGGTGTGAATCAAAATATAGGTAGGAACTCCTACAAAGGATTTTCGGGACTTGTCTCTAAGGTTTTGGAATATTCTTCTGATCCTGAAGTTTTTCAGATCCATAAAGAAAAAGAGAAAGATTACCAACCGCTTAGAATTTTCTTTTTATCGGATCAAAATTCGATCAGTCAAAACTTTTTGGAAAAACAAAATAATATAAACGATCGTATCGGAAAGAAGAATGCCGCATTCTTCTTGGATGAAAAAAAATCTTATGATGCAAATTTTCTTAAACGATTAGAAAATTTTTCTAGGTTTCCATTAGAGAAGGTTTCTTTCTCTGATATCCCCAGAATTTTAGAAGTTTTAGATTCTTGGGAGATTAACACGGCACTCGTAGAAGGTGGAAATTTTCTATACAAACTATTTTCTTCCATACTTTCGGAAGAAGATGCTATCTTACAAATCAGATCGAATGCCGTTTCTTTTCCAAAAGGAATCTTGCCTGAATGGAATGGAAAATTTTCCATGGAATGGAAGGCGGAACTCGGTTCTGATCTTTGGGAGTTGGGAAGATGTTCACAGGATTAATAGAGACTACCGGAAAAATTGAATCCGTCCAAGACACTGGGGATGGTAAAATATTTAAGGTAATAACCGCTTGGAAAGATCCGGATCTAAAAAACGGCGACTCTATTTCGGTCAACGGAGCATGTCACACCGTAACTTCCTTCCAAGAAAGCGGAAACAAATTCGAATTTTATTCTTCTTACAAAACTTTAGAGCTCACCAATTTCGGAAGTTTCCAAGTAGGAACAAAGATCAATTTAGAAAGATCGGTCCAACCCCATACCAGAATGGGCGGCCATTTTGTGACGGGGCATGTGGATCTTACAGGTACGATTCTTCTTTCTGAAGAAAAGGATTCAGGAAAAGTAAGAAGGTTCGTAATTTCTCATGATCCATTATTTACCAAATATTTTGCGGTCCGGGGTAGCGTAACTGTGGACGGAATTTCTCTCACGATCGTGGATTCTAAACCCGGTGAGTTTGAACTAGTTTTGATCCCGGAGACTCTTATTGTCACCAATGCTTCCGAAGCATGGAAGGTCGGAGCCAAGGTAAACTTGGAAGTGGACCTGATCGCGAGATATTTAGAGCAACTAGGTAAACACGGCTAAGGGTTTTTCACGCGAAGCCGCGAAGAAAAGAAGGTCTTGATTTTTGACTCCGAAAATCTTAGCGGTCTTTGCGCCTTTGCGTGAGCATCCGATTAAGAAGTTTGTTCCCCTGGCAGTATCTTTTGTTCGAATTACCAACTATCAGTCTCACTTTTCCGCGCCAGCCAGGATTTATCATGGAAAAAAAACAGTCCAAGAAATGAGGTGGAATCATGATCGGCTCCATTGAACAGGCAATCGAAGATATAAAAGCGGGGAAGATGATCATTCTCGTGGATTCCGAAGATCGGGAAAACGAGGGAGATCTGGTTTGTGCCGCCCAATTCACTGATAAAGAAAAGGTGAATTTTATGGCCACTTACGGGAGAGGCCTAATTTGTTTTCCTATGGAGGGAGACAGACTCAGACAATTAGGTCTGAACAGAATGGTGGACGACCTAAGTTTGGGTGACAAACACGGGACCGCGTTCACAGTTTCCGTTGACGCAAAAAACGGAACTACTACTGGGATTTCTGCCCAGGATAGAGCGACTACAATCCAAGTACTGATAGATCCTAAAACCACTCCGGGTGACCTAATGAAACCTGGTCATTTATTTCCTTTGCAAGCAGTTTCGGGTGGAGTGCTCAGAAGAGCTGGTCACACAGAAGCGTCTGTAGATCTTTCCAAACTTGCGGGTCTTTATCCTGCTTCTGTAATCTGCGAGATCATGAATGATGATGGAACCATGTCTCGTCTTCCTGATCTGGAAAAATTCGCAGAAAAACACGGACTCAATATTTACACTATCGAAGATCTGATCCGTTACAGAAGGAAAAAAGAAAATCTAATTCATTTGGAAGTG from Leptospira selangorensis includes:
- a CDS encoding SRP-less Sec system protein, with the protein product MNKILCLLLCISLALPIFGQDGEEIDFLDKVSEPKKTTTSSKKTPLAKASRKKKVKKNAGKKKKVVESKETEQKESEPKKKVDPEIAPEDPSQGKNSGDPNGPNETSERNLNKEVSNPEVSAEIQKPYWLNEETNLSPKNLPGYNASASSLPKEDISIREKLGEILKLGDDKKKEEEKRKAAEQKEQGAIAGFFSEHKKAIIIIAIILAFALYQFRAKGARVTRRSPVTINKVRRD
- the secD gene encoding protein translocase subunit SecD, whose product is MKSVQWIFVPILVVASSLTLLYPNFAERELELAVRKEFKELPEETRKEVLSNFAERWKTDYNPKSDWQIEPDPNIFPDQDYYLVKGRFITSAKINQLSQENQELILEPKNKLRPTWVEEYIFGGRPLAIRLGLDLQGGMRVVLKGDFDDYTSKLKDSYTKEIEELTRKKSDASLSEKERKEAQDKLKEIESYFELTPSRKLAELEKAKLIIDNRLTNQNLTEPQVRIQKDQDSIEVSLPGVSNSSQILDIIRNTETVEYRLREPSDSNANSRGTYHDAIELEEMKLMNEGRKEETEIVKFQNIVKQKLGKDEQDKFLAAMEKKYNIPEKYKLYVKWSRANNPKASLLPREFVVLERAISLDGKDMRNARESYDQNRLSYYVSFSLTSQGAEKFFDITSKNVGRQLAIVWGDKVISDPVIRSPIAGGNAQIDGEFGQKEATDLANVISEGALPIPLNVLEMRFIGPTLGIESIEVGLKAVLLGFALVIVFMLVIYRLSGFVADIALLVNVIVLMALLSLMGFTLTLPGFAGIILTVGMAVDANVIIYERIKEELASGKHVSAAVAQGFDNAFWTIMDSNVTTLISGILMIKLGNGPIKGFAITLCWGIITSLFTSLFLSRMIMDLLVNKFGVRKLRIGFKKLESKNV
- the secF gene encoding protein translocase subunit SecF: MFDFIKYKYVSISFSAILIAVGFGVTFGKYGGFATSLDFDGGLRAVVEFPENVERKNLEEYFSAKNLEAVLVLMDKDKNDYQIDIGLGSVDQIKQLYIERKGKDSVEAKQASAIDALIGLLQEDFKLEKKKILSANQVGSVVGAELTSTGISLLGLTLFFIMIYLSFRFQFKFALGAILALIHDLVITIAFIGFFQIKPSVPIIAALLTLLGYSINDTIVVFDRIRENAGNLRDTFSKVINLSINQTLSRTFNTSVATLISVVAIIIGGAVELYDFAYVLTFGIILGTFSSVFIAAPLVDIYDTLSQRWKRS
- a CDS encoding bifunctional diaminohydroxyphosphoribosylaminopyrimidine deaminase/5-amino-6-(5-phosphoribosylamino)uracil reductase RibD → MSSSLPDRIREELTRYSFVSTGYSSPNPPVACVLEDSNTGEILSSASTQKAGQNHAEREAYRLLREKFPNGKLPDHNAYVTLEPCSHYGKTPPCIDLFLKKKPVRLEYGWKDPNPLVSSHSGLNKLSEIGIQVIENAELAEISSQFLFGFRSRIEKRRPAFLLKTSLSKEGYFSSGEGLREKISSSESDVFLSMLRAKVDAILVGPNTVRVDDPGLDFRIPSSLPKIAPQILHVPENVGVNQNIGRNSYKGFSGLVSKVLEYSSDPEVFQIHKEKEKDYQPLRIFFLSDQNSISQNFLEKQNNINDRIGKKNAAFFLDEKKSYDANFLKRLENFSRFPLEKVSFSDIPRILEVLDSWEINTALVEGGNFLYKLFSSILSEEDAILQIRSNAVSFPKGILPEWNGKFSMEWKAELGSDLWELGRCSQD
- a CDS encoding riboflavin synthase gives rise to the protein MFTGLIETTGKIESVQDTGDGKIFKVITAWKDPDLKNGDSISVNGACHTVTSFQESGNKFEFYSSYKTLELTNFGSFQVGTKINLERSVQPHTRMGGHFVTGHVDLTGTILLSEEKDSGKVRRFVISHDPLFTKYFAVRGSVTVDGISLTIVDSKPGEFELVLIPETLIVTNASEAWKVGAKVNLEVDLIARYLEQLGKHG
- a CDS encoding bifunctional 3,4-dihydroxy-2-butanone-4-phosphate synthase/GTP cyclohydrolase II produces the protein MIGSIEQAIEDIKAGKMIILVDSEDRENEGDLVCAAQFTDKEKVNFMATYGRGLICFPMEGDRLRQLGLNRMVDDLSLGDKHGTAFTVSVDAKNGTTTGISAQDRATTIQVLIDPKTTPGDLMKPGHLFPLQAVSGGVLRRAGHTEASVDLSKLAGLYPASVICEIMNDDGTMSRLPDLEKFAEKHGLNIYTIEDLIRYRRKKENLIHLEVETTLPTEYGDFSVRAYSTIIDDKVHVALVKGKIDKNDPIMVRVHSECFTGDIFGSGRCDCGPQLHSALSMIAQEGKGILLYMRQEGRGIGLINKLKAYNMQDQGLDTVEANEKLGFAPDLREYGVGAQILKDIGVGKMKLLTNNPRKIVGLEGYGLEVTDRIPIEIKPTGNNHHYLFTKKMRMGHLLGLN